Proteins encoded in a region of the Cetobacterium ceti genome:
- the thiD gene encoding bifunctional hydroxymethylpyrimidine kinase/phosphomethylpyrimidine kinase, whose protein sequence is MKNILTIAGSDSCGGAGIQADLKAMSAQGVYGMSVITAITAQNTQGVFAVEELSKEIIEKQIEVIFEDIEVHGVKVGMLSSKYIIDTVLEGLKKYKVKNLVIDPVMISKSGYNLLRPEAVEALKKLIGIGDLITPNVPEAEVLGEIKIKNEDDMIEAGRRIQKMGAKNVLIKGGHRMDSPTDILITEDGRVVKYKGKRFETKNTHGTGCTLSSTIVSYLGKGDSVEEAVQKGKDYISKAIENSFDLGHGVGPVGHFIELYKKAGVDYE, encoded by the coding sequence ATGAAAAATATCTTAACAATTGCAGGATCAGATTCTTGTGGTGGAGCAGGAATTCAAGCGGATTTAAAGGCTATGAGTGCTCAAGGAGTATATGGAATGAGCGTAATAACAGCTATAACCGCTCAAAATACCCAAGGAGTTTTTGCAGTAGAAGAATTATCTAAAGAAATAATAGAGAAACAAATAGAGGTTATTTTTGAAGATATAGAAGTTCATGGAGTTAAGGTAGGAATGTTATCTAGTAAATATATTATAGATACGGTTTTAGAGGGGTTAAAAAAGTATAAGGTAAAAAATTTAGTTATTGATCCAGTTATGATTTCTAAAAGTGGATATAATCTTTTAAGACCTGAAGCTGTGGAAGCCTTGAAAAAATTAATAGGAATTGGAGATTTAATAACACCAAATGTTCCTGAAGCAGAAGTTTTAGGAGAGATAAAAATTAAAAATGAAGATGACATGATTGAAGCGGGAAGAAGAATTCAGAAAATGGGTGCTAAAAATGTTTTGATCAAAGGTGGACATAGGATGGATAGTCCTACAGATATTTTAATCACTGAAGATGGTAGAGTAGTGAAATATAAAGGAAAAAGATTTGAAACTAAAAATACCCATGGAACAGGATGTACTTTGTCTTCAACAATTGTTTCCTATTTAGGTAAGGGAGATAGTGTAGAAGAGGCAGTACAAAAGGGAAAAGATTATATCTCAAAGGCCATAGAAAATTCATTTGATTTAGGACATGGAGTAGGACCAGTTGGCCATTTTATAGAACTTTATAAAAAAGCTGGTGTGGATTATGAATAA
- the thiM gene encoding hydroxyethylthiazole kinase, with amino-acid sequence MNKKIYNLCLVTDRDILNGKSLEKAVEDSILGGATMIQLREKNICENEFIEIGKKIKKITDKYNIPLLINDKVNVALEIDANGVHLGQDDMNPVKAREILGENKIIGLSISTLEEFKKSKEYPVDYYGVGPIYPTTSKSDAQKPMGLEGLKELSKLTDKPLMAIGGITEENTLEILENGGDGIAVISNILKDENVKRNTKKLKTIFEKKELMEKVAGKIEKLRDRNPLIYHLTNMVTINDCANVTLGIGASPLMSFSEEELEDIIKISEALVLNIGTMDKEMVSMAVKMGKMGNKYKKPIVFDPVGAGATKARKELVEKLMENIKFSVVKGNLAEIKSILNFESESKGVDSLDFSLEDEILKVGKEFYEKYNTVLCITGKNDYIFSKENIIKIQNGHENMGKVTGTGCMTGSLIGSFLGGGETDFLSGILGVGIMGIAGEMGQEESKYLGTGTLRVKIIDKISKMNSKIFLENIKLESI; translated from the coding sequence ATGAATAAAAAAATATATAATCTATGTTTAGTTACAGATAGAGATATTTTAAATGGAAAATCTTTAGAAAAAGCGGTGGAAGATAGTATTTTAGGTGGAGCCACCATGATTCAATTGAGAGAAAAAAATATATGTGAAAATGAGTTTATTGAAATTGGAAAAAAAATTAAGAAAATTACAGATAAATATAATATTCCTTTGTTAATAAATGATAAGGTTAATGTGGCTTTAGAAATAGATGCTAATGGAGTACATTTAGGACAAGATGATATGAATCCAGTGAAAGCTAGAGAAATCTTAGGAGAAAATAAGATAATAGGACTTTCAATTTCTACTTTAGAGGAGTTTAAAAAGTCCAAGGAGTATCCAGTTGATTATTATGGAGTGGGACCTATATATCCTACTACAAGTAAATCTGATGCACAAAAACCAATGGGATTAGAGGGGTTAAAAGAGTTGAGCAAATTAACAGATAAACCTTTAATGGCTATAGGGGGAATAACTGAAGAAAATACATTGGAAATTTTAGAAAATGGTGGAGATGGAATAGCAGTTATATCTAATATTTTAAAAGATGAGAATGTTAAGAGAAATACAAAAAAATTAAAAACTATTTTTGAAAAGAAAGAGCTAATGGAAAAAGTTGCTGGAAAGATAGAAAAATTAAGAGATAGAAACCCCCTTATATATCATTTAACAAATATGGTTACAATAAACGATTGTGCAAATGTTACTTTAGGTATAGGAGCATCTCCACTTATGTCATTTTCAGAAGAAGAGTTAGAAGATATTATAAAAATATCAGAAGCTCTTGTTTTAAATATAGGGACTATGGATAAGGAAATGGTTTCTATGGCAGTAAAAATGGGAAAAATGGGAAATAAATATAAAAAACCAATAGTTTTTGATCCTGTTGGAGCTGGGGCAACAAAGGCAAGAAAAGAACTAGTAGAAAAATTAATGGAAAATATTAAATTTTCTGTGGTAAAGGGAAATTTAGCAGAGATAAAAAGTATTTTAAATTTTGAAAGTGAAAGTAAAGGGGTAGATTCCTTAGATTTTTCATTGGAAGATGAAATATTAAAAGTAGGAAAAGAGTTTTATGAAAAATATAATACAGTTTTATGTATAACAGGGAAAAATGATTATATTTTTTCAAAGGAAAATATTATAAAGATACAAAATGGTCATGAAAATATGGGAAAAGTTACAGGAACAGGGTGTATGACAGGGTCTCTTATTGGAAGTTTTTTAGGTGGAGGAGAGACAGATTTTTTAAGTGGAATATTAGGAGTAGGTATAATGGGTATTGCTGGGGAAATGGGTCAAGAAGAAAGTAAATATTTAGGTACAGGAACATTAAGAGTAAAAATTATAGATAAAATTTCTAAAATGAATTCAAAGATTTTTTTAGAAAATATAAAACTAGAGAGCATTTAA
- a CDS encoding flavodoxin, giving the protein MKKIGVFYGSTSGKTLGIVDEIEFYLRGDDYEVYDVANGINSIEEYDNLILVSPTYGVGELQSDWENVFPQFKNIDFTNKTVAIVGLGNQYAFGESFVGAMKILYDAVTSQGGTVIGFTPDEGYHYEETEAVINGQFIGLALDEANQDDDTPDRIAAWLEEIKPLFQ; this is encoded by the coding sequence ATGAAAAAAATAGGTGTATTTTATGGTTCTACCTCTGGTAAAACTTTAGGAATAGTTGACGAAATTGAATTTTACTTAAGAGGAGATGACTACGAGGTTTATGATGTTGCTAACGGAATCAATTCCATTGAAGAATATGATAACTTAATTTTAGTTTCTCCAACATATGGTGTAGGAGAACTTCAAAGTGATTGGGAGAATGTTTTTCCTCAATTTAAAAATATTGATTTTACAAATAAAACAGTTGCCATTGTAGGATTAGGAAATCAATATGCCTTTGGGGAATCCTTTGTTGGTGCTATGAAAATTTTATATGATGCTGTTACTTCCCAAGGGGGTACAGTTATTGGGTTCACTCCTGATGAAGGATATCACTATGAGGAAACTGAAGCTGTTATAAATGGACAATTTATCGGTTTAGCTTTAGATGAGGCTAATCAAGATGATGATACTCCAGATAGAATTGCTGCTTGGTTAGAAGAAATTAAACCTTTATTTCAATAA
- a CDS encoding tRNA threonylcarbamoyladenosine dehydratase: MIFQRTELLIGEENLQKLQNSHVLIFGVGGVGGFTVEALVRAGVGEISIVDFDTIDITNLNRQIIATTNTIGLDKVAVMKERALSINPNLKINIYKEKFFKDKKDLFFSKDKNYSYIVDAIDIVTAKLDLIEIAKDYNIPIISSMGTGNKINPTMLEVSDIYKTSVCPLAKVMRKELKDRRIKKLKVVYSRELPMKPKNQGNNREKQVNVGSVSFVPSVAGLIIASEVIKDICNLKNIGGN, encoded by the coding sequence ATGATATTTCAAAGAACAGAGCTATTAATTGGTGAGGAAAATCTTCAAAAACTTCAAAATTCTCATGTGTTAATTTTTGGAGTTGGGGGAGTTGGAGGCTTCACTGTTGAAGCTTTAGTTAGAGCAGGTGTTGGAGAAATCTCCATTGTAGATTTTGATACTATTGATATTACTAATCTCAATAGACAAATTATAGCAACTACAAATACTATTGGATTAGATAAAGTGGCAGTTATGAAAGAGAGAGCTCTTTCTATAAATCCTAATTTAAAAATTAATATTTATAAAGAAAAGTTTTTTAAAGATAAAAAAGATCTATTCTTTTCTAAAGATAAAAACTATTCTTATATTGTAGATGCTATAGATATAGTAACTGCTAAATTAGATTTAATAGAAATTGCTAAGGATTATAATATTCCTATTATTTCTTCTATGGGAACAGGTAATAAAATTAATCCAACAATGCTTGAAGTCAGCGATATTTATAAAACATCAGTCTGTCCCCTAGCTAAAGTTATGAGAAAAGAATTAAAAGACAGAAGAATAAAAAAATTAAAAGTTGTTTACTCTAGAGAACTTCCTATGAAACCTAAAAATCAAGGGAATAATAGAGAAAAACAAGTCAATGTAGGAAGCGTGTCCTTTGTTCCTTCTGTGGCAGGACTTATAATTGCTAGTGAAGTTATTAAGGATATTTGTAATTTGAAAAATATTGGAGGAAATTAA
- the rplU gene encoding 50S ribosomal protein L21 — MYAVIKTGGKQYKVAVGEVLRVEKLNAEVNTTVELTEVLLVANGEDVKVGTPVVEGAKVVAEVLAQGKGAKVVNFKYKPKTGYHRKKGHRQLFTEIKVTAINA; from the coding sequence ATGTACGCAGTTATAAAAACTGGAGGAAAACAGTACAAAGTTGCAGTAGGTGAAGTATTAAGAGTTGAGAAACTAAATGCTGAAGTTAACACAACTGTAGAATTAACAGAGGTTCTTTTAGTAGCTAATGGAGAAGATGTAAAAGTTGGAACTCCAGTAGTTGAAGGAGCAAAAGTTGTAGCAGAGGTTTTAGCTCAAGGTAAAGGAGCTAAAGTAGTTAACTTCAAATACAAGCCAAAGACAGGATATCACAGAAAGAAAGGTCATAGACAACTTTTCACTGAGATAAAAGTAACAGCAATCAACGCATAA
- a CDS encoding ribosomal-processing cysteine protease Prp: MTKIEVFKKNGRIVRYKATGHAEYADLGEDIVCAALSTTLQFPLAGMQEVLEITPKFEIDSDGYLEVDLRGMDFSFKEREVNTLLESMLVMLKELSKGYPKNLKLVEKEEK; the protein is encoded by the coding sequence ATGACAAAGATTGAGGTATTTAAAAAAAACGGTAGAATAGTGAGATACAAAGCTACTGGACATGCTGAGTATGCTGATCTAGGAGAAGATATTGTATGTGCTGCCCTATCTACTACTTTACAATTTCCACTAGCTGGAATGCAAGAAGTATTAGAGATAACTCCTAAATTTGAAATCGACTCAGATGGATATTTAGAAGTTGATTTAAGAGGAATGGATTTTTCTTTTAAAGAAAGAGAAGTAAATACACTTTTAGAGAGTATGCTAGTAATGTTAAAGGAATTATCAAAGGGATATCCCAAAAATTTAAAGCTTGTAGAGAAGGAGGAAAAATAG
- the rpmA gene encoding 50S ribosomal protein L27, with product MLFTLNIQLFAKKKGQGSVKNGRDSNPKYLGVKKYDGEAVKAGNIIVRQRGNQFHAGNNMGCGKDHTLFALIDGYVKFERVGRDKKQVSIYAEKAN from the coding sequence ATGTTATTTACATTAAATATACAGTTATTTGCGAAGAAAAAGGGACAAGGTTCTGTAAAGAACGGAAGAGATTCTAATCCTAAATATCTTGGAGTTAAGAAGTATGATGGAGAGGCTGTAAAGGCTGGAAACATCATCGTTAGACAAAGAGGAAACCAATTCCACGCTGGAAACAACATGGGATGTGGAAAGGATCACACTCTATTTGCTCTAATCGACGGATATGTAAAATTCGAAAGAGTTGGAAGAGACAAGAAACAAGTTTCTATATACGCAGAGAAAGCTAACTAA
- the glgB gene encoding 1,4-alpha-glucan branching protein GlgB — MKNNIDIYLFHRGEHRKTYDFLGVHYSEEKTIFRTWAPNAKKIELVGDFNNWIGVPMVKINNEGIWEVEVKNVRKLDRYKYKIESQKGLVQYKSDPYGIYSEKRPNTASVVYKIEDFLWKDKKWMGKKHFSKDKPLNIYEVHLGSWKQKENREFLNYKELAKELVKYVKSMNYNCVEILPINEHPLDDSWGYQGTGFFSTTSRYGTPEDFMYFVNYLHCNEIGVILDWVPGHFCKDEHGLYLFDGTPTYEYSWDLLRENHEWGTANFDFSRNEVRSFLISNALYWLKEFHIDGLRVDAVANIIYLDYGKKSHPNLKNEYGENINLSGINFLRELNRVIKKEVPRAITIAEESTAWYGVTKLENENGLGFDYKWNMGWMNDTLSYIKEDPIFRGGNHKKLTFPMLYAYSENYILPFSHDEVVHGKKSLINKIPGTLEEKLGNLKALYGYMITQPGKKLQFMGNEFAHYLEWRFYEELEWKITKEAPGKYIKRFVKDLNKIYLKEKALWEKDSSWDGFQWIDGNNESTSVISYYRKGKKIEDDLIIIINFSGVNWEKYRIGVNKKIKYKEILNSNKNIYGGHDEGNKNIYFSEKVGWHGFHYSIELMIPAFSVFILKGEY, encoded by the coding sequence ATGAAAAATAACATAGATATATATTTATTTCATAGGGGAGAACATAGGAAAACCTATGACTTTTTAGGAGTTCATTATAGTGAAGAGAAAACAATTTTTAGAACATGGGCACCTAATGCAAAAAAGATAGAATTAGTTGGCGATTTCAATAATTGGATTGGTGTTCCAATGGTGAAAATAAATAACGAAGGAATTTGGGAAGTTGAAGTAAAAAATGTTAGAAAACTGGATAGATATAAATATAAAATTGAAAGTCAAAAAGGATTAGTTCAATATAAAAGTGATCCATATGGGATATATTCAGAAAAAAGACCAAATACAGCAAGTGTAGTATATAAAATTGAAGACTTTTTATGGAAAGATAAAAAATGGATGGGGAAAAAACATTTCTCAAAGGATAAACCATTAAACATATATGAGGTTCATTTGGGTTCGTGGAAACAAAAAGAAAATAGAGAATTTTTAAATTATAAAGAACTGGCTAAGGAATTAGTGAAATATGTAAAAAGTATGAATTATAATTGCGTGGAAATACTTCCAATAAATGAACATCCTTTAGATGATTCGTGGGGGTATCAAGGAACAGGATTTTTTTCAACTACGAGTAGATATGGAACACCAGAAGATTTTATGTATTTTGTAAATTATCTTCATTGTAATGAAATAGGTGTTATTTTAGATTGGGTTCCTGGGCATTTTTGTAAAGATGAACATGGCCTTTATTTATTTGATGGAACTCCTACATATGAGTATAGTTGGGATTTATTAAGAGAAAATCATGAATGGGGGACAGCAAATTTTGATTTCTCTAGAAATGAAGTTAGAAGTTTTTTAATATCAAATGCTCTTTATTGGTTAAAGGAATTTCATATAGATGGGCTTCGAGTAGATGCAGTAGCTAATATAATATATTTAGATTATGGAAAGAAGAGTCATCCTAATTTAAAAAATGAATATGGAGAAAATATTAACTTATCAGGAATAAATTTTTTAAGAGAACTAAATAGAGTTATAAAAAAAGAAGTTCCAAGGGCAATAACAATCGCTGAGGAATCAACAGCCTGGTATGGAGTAACTAAGTTGGAAAATGAAAATGGTCTTGGATTTGATTATAAATGGAATATGGGATGGATGAATGATACTTTGAGTTATATAAAAGAAGATCCTATTTTTAGAGGAGGAAATCATAAAAAATTAACTTTTCCTATGTTGTATGCCTATTCAGAAAATTATATTTTACCATTTTCCCACGATGAAGTTGTTCATGGAAAAAAATCTCTAATAAATAAAATACCTGGAACTCTAGAAGAGAAACTTGGAAATTTAAAAGCCCTATATGGGTATATGATAACTCAACCAGGTAAAAAGTTGCAATTTATGGGGAATGAATTTGCCCATTATTTAGAATGGAGATTTTATGAGGAACTTGAATGGAAAATTACAAAGGAAGCTCCTGGAAAATATATAAAAAGATTTGTGAAAGATTTGAATAAAATATATTTAAAAGAAAAAGCACTATGGGAAAAAGATAGTTCTTGGGATGGATTTCAATGGATTGATGGAAATAATGAAAGCACAAGTGTTATAAGTTATTATAGAAAAGGAAAAAAAATTGAGGATGATTTAATTATAATAATAAATTTTTCAGGTGTTAATTGGGAAAAATATAGAATAGGAGTAAATAAAAAAATAAAATATAAAGAAATTTTGAATAGTAATAAAAATATATATGGAGGTCATGACGAAGGGAATAAAAATATTTATTTTTCAGAAAAGGTGGGGTGGCACGGATTTCACTACAGCATTGAATTAATGATACCTGCTTTTTCAGTTTTTATCTTAAAGGGAGAATATTAA
- a CDS encoding glucose-1-phosphate adenylyltransferase: MEKKEIIGMILAGGEGSRLSPLTKKIAKPAVPFGGRYRIIDFTLSNCCNSGIDTVGVLTQYEPHILNQHIGTGTPWDLNRLNGGVTVLQPHRKKEGGGWYTGTANAIYQNIEYIEKYSPEHILILSGDHIYKMDYGKMFAFHKNKNADVTIAVIKVSYEEANRFGIMNANKENEIYEFEEKPKNPKSNLASMGVYIFKWEVLKKALLEDKENKKSENDFGKNIIPKLLNENKKLISYEFEGYWKDVGTIDSLWEAHMDLLKREDKLDIYDKNWKIYTRQETYPPQYISQDASIKNSFIDEGCEIEGIIENSIIFPGVKIGKNTIIRNSVIMKDVIIKENIVVEKSIVGDGVILEENLLGDEEIFVRVK; this comes from the coding sequence ATGGAGAAGAAAGAGATAATTGGAATGATTTTAGCAGGGGGAGAGGGAAGTCGACTATCTCCTTTAACAAAAAAAATAGCAAAGCCAGCTGTACCTTTTGGTGGAAGATATAGAATTATAGATTTTACTTTAAGCAATTGTTGTAACTCAGGAATAGATACTGTGGGAGTTTTGACTCAGTATGAACCACATATTTTAAATCAACATATAGGAACGGGAACTCCTTGGGATTTAAATAGATTAAATGGAGGGGTGACAGTTTTACAACCTCATAGAAAAAAAGAGGGAGGAGGATGGTACACAGGAACAGCTAATGCTATATATCAAAATATAGAGTATATTGAAAAATATTCTCCTGAGCACATATTAATACTTTCTGGGGATCATATATATAAAATGGATTATGGGAAAATGTTTGCATTTCATAAAAATAAAAATGCAGATGTGACTATAGCAGTTATTAAAGTTTCCTATGAAGAGGCAAATAGATTTGGAATTATGAATGCTAATAAAGAAAATGAAATTTATGAATTTGAAGAAAAGCCAAAAAATCCTAAAAGTAATTTAGCATCTATGGGAGTGTATATTTTCAAATGGGAAGTATTGAAAAAAGCTCTATTAGAAGATAAAGAAAATAAAAAATCTGAAAATGATTTTGGAAAAAATATAATACCTAAATTATTAAATGAAAATAAAAAATTAATATCCTATGAATTTGAAGGTTATTGGAAAGATGTGGGAACTATAGATAGTCTATGGGAAGCACACATGGATTTATTAAAAAGAGAAGATAAATTAGACATATATGATAAGAATTGGAAAATATATACAAGGCAAGAAACCTATCCTCCACAGTATATAAGTCAAGATGCTAGTATAAAAAATTCTTTTATAGATGAAGGGTGTGAAATAGAAGGTATTATAGAAAATTCTATAATTTTTCCTGGTGTGAAAATTGGGAAAAATACAATTATACGGAACTCTGTAATTATGAAAGATGTAATTATAAAGGAAAATATAGTTGTAGAAAAATCTATAGTAGGAGATGGGGTTATATTAGAAGAGAATTTATTAGGAGATGAAGAAATTTTTGTGAGGGTAAAATAG
- a CDS encoding GlgC family sugar phosphate nucleotidyltransferase — MLNKYMAAVYLEDELQMGELTKIRNIGSIPIGGRYRVIDFALSNLINSGVKNIGIFSSEEVGPSLRDHIGGGEHWDLDRKKDGIFFFNASFSEGKMADIKIFERNLEYFLKSTQEHIIVLNPNVICNIDLKIPLEEYEKKEIDILVLTKKDKLGELKEKENKYLDIFIMKKNLFLKMLIERIQNGTYLGVRSEIFKNLKKYKVETWEFDGYVKNINSIKNYYKFNMDILNKDIRKEIFCGERKIYTKVKDTPSTNYGENSQVINSLIANGCNIQGEIKNSILGRRVTVEKGAKVENAIIFQDCIIKKDAKLKNIILDKNNLVEEKEEIIGVENSPLVIGKNFYGYLEKIKKFLD; from the coding sequence ATGCTAAATAAATATATGGCTGCTGTTTATCTAGAAGATGAACTGCAAATGGGAGAACTCACTAAAATTAGAAATATAGGATCAATTCCTATTGGAGGAAGATACAGAGTTATTGACTTTGCTCTATCTAATTTAATAAATAGTGGAGTAAAGAATATAGGAATTTTTAGTAGTGAAGAAGTGGGACCATCTTTAAGAGATCATATAGGAGGTGGAGAGCATTGGGATCTAGATAGAAAAAAAGATGGTATATTTTTTTTTAATGCTTCTTTTTCAGAGGGGAAAATGGCAGATATAAAAATATTTGAAAGAAATTTAGAGTATTTTTTAAAGAGTACTCAGGAGCATATAATAGTATTAAATCCAAATGTTATATGTAATATTGATTTAAAAATTCCTTTAGAAGAATATGAAAAGAAAGAAATAGATATATTAGTTCTTACTAAAAAAGATAAATTAGGAGAACTTAAAGAGAAAGAAAATAAATATTTAGATATTTTTATAATGAAAAAAAATCTTTTTTTAAAAATGTTAATAGAAAGAATACAAAATGGGACATATTTAGGAGTAAGATCAGAAATTTTTAAAAATTTAAAAAAATATAAAGTTGAAACATGGGAATTTGATGGTTATGTAAAAAATATAAATTCCATAAAAAATTATTATAAATTTAATATGGATATATTAAATAAGGACATAAGAAAAGAGATATTTTGTGGGGAGAGAAAAATTTATACTAAGGTAAAGGATACTCCATCTACAAATTATGGGGAAAACTCCCAAGTTATTAATTCTTTAATAGCAAATGGTTGTAATATTCAAGGAGAAATAAAAAATTCAATTTTAGGAAGAAGAGTTACAGTAGAAAAAGGTGCAAAAGTAGAAAATGCAATAATTTTCCAGGACTGTATTATAAAAAAAGATGCTAAATTAAAAAATATAATTTTAGATAAAAATAATTTAGTAGAAGAAAAAGAAGAAATTATAGGAGTTGAAAACTCTCCTTTAGTAATTGGGAAAAATTTTTATGGATATTTGGAAAAGATAAAAAAATTTTTAGATTAG
- the glgA gene encoding glycogen synthase GlgA, giving the protein MKVLFVSGEAKPFIKTGGLGDVAFYLPKTLKKLGVDIRVILPKYEKIPDKYKSKMIHLGEKYIDLSWRKVYLGIDFLKIDGVEYYFIDNEYYFKRKEIYGEFDDCERFAFFSKGVLEALSLIDFKPDIIHCNDWHSGLVPMYNKIFNYNFKTIYTIHNLRFQGVFGQENIEDILGVSKGEVFHKRGLEYKGGLSFMKGGINYSDFITTVSNSYVEEIKTKEYGEGLDGVFREYSWKLKGILNGIDKKYYIPNRSKNAKKLELQKRLGLEESLKIPIISMITRLDRQKGLDILLEKIEEILKENIQFVLLGTGEKIYENSLKEIENKYKNKISINITFDENFAKEIYEGSDLFLMPSYFEPCGLSQLIAMNYGTLPLVREIGGLKDTVEPYNEYENIGTGFSFKGYTSEELYKVIMYALSTYKNKKRWNEIGRRAKKKDYSWNSSGIKYIDLYKEVVELF; this is encoded by the coding sequence ATGAAAGTATTATTTGTTTCAGGGGAAGCTAAACCTTTTATAAAAACAGGTGGATTAGGAGATGTAGCTTTTTATTTACCAAAGACTTTAAAAAAACTAGGTGTTGATATAAGAGTTATATTACCAAAATATGAAAAAATACCTGACAAATATAAAAGTAAAATGATACATTTAGGAGAAAAGTATATAGATTTATCTTGGAGAAAGGTATATTTAGGAATAGATTTTTTAAAAATAGATGGTGTGGAATATTATTTTATAGATAACGAATATTATTTTAAAAGAAAAGAAATATATGGAGAATTTGATGACTGTGAAAGATTTGCTTTTTTTTCTAAGGGTGTTTTAGAGGCTCTTTCACTAATAGATTTTAAACCAGATATTATTCATTGTAATGATTGGCACAGTGGACTAGTTCCCATGTATAATAAGATTTTTAATTATAATTTTAAAACGATTTATACAATACATAATTTAAGATTTCAAGGTGTATTTGGTCAGGAAAATATAGAAGATATTCTAGGAGTTTCTAAAGGAGAAGTATTTCATAAAAGAGGACTTGAATATAAAGGAGGTCTTTCTTTTATGAAAGGGGGAATAAATTATTCTGACTTTATAACTACAGTGAGTAATTCCTATGTAGAGGAAATAAAAACTAAAGAGTATGGAGAGGGATTAGATGGAGTTTTTAGAGAGTATTCCTGGAAATTAAAAGGAATATTAAATGGAATTGACAAGAAATATTATATTCCTAATAGAAGCAAAAATGCTAAAAAATTAGAGCTTCAAAAGAGATTGGGATTAGAAGAGAGTTTAAAGATTCCTATTATATCTATGATTACAAGATTAGATAGGCAAAAGGGATTGGATATTTTATTGGAAAAAATAGAAGAAATTTTAAAAGAAAATATTCAGTTTGTTCTTCTAGGAACAGGTGAAAAGATATATGAAAATTCTTTAAAAGAAATAGAAAATAAATATAAGAACAAAATATCAATAAATATTACTTTTGATGAAAATTTTGCAAAGGAAATATACGAAGGAAGTGATTTATTTTTGATGCCTTCATATTTTGAGCCTTGTGGTCTATCTCAACTTATTGCTATGAATTATGGAACCCTACCTCTTGTTAGAGAAATAGGTGGGTTAAAAGATACTGTAGAACCTTATAATGAATATGAAAATATAGGAACTGGTTTTAGTTTTAAAGGTTACACCTCAGAGGAGTTATATAAAGTTATAATGTATGCATTGAGTACATATAAAAATAAAAAAAGATGGAATGAAATAGGAAGAAGAGCTAAGAAAAAAGATTACTCATGGAATAGTTCAGGAATTAAATATATTGACTTATATAAGGAAGTGGTAGAACTCTTCTAA